A genome region from Nocardiopsis exhalans includes the following:
- a CDS encoding DUF1707 SHOCT-like domain-containing protein, translating to MAPDDINHMRISDTERDHVAEILREAAGEGRLDLDELDERLSAVYAAKTYADLRPIVADLPAGAAGFGGPAPTGATLSGGGQGLSPTGHQPLVGGQPLVLKGQGGSVARKGEWTVPHRVEADARFGSTKLDFREARLTTPVIEVWVDVSWGSGDLILPEGATAEIDVDASWFGSIRSDIDSIPRHGTPHFVITGKSQGGTLKVRYKRSGGWSDLFS from the coding sequence GTGGCCCCCGACGACATAAACCACATGCGCATCTCGGACACCGAGCGCGACCATGTGGCCGAGATCCTCCGCGAGGCCGCGGGTGAGGGCAGGCTGGACCTCGACGAACTGGACGAGCGCCTCAGCGCCGTCTACGCCGCCAAGACCTACGCCGATCTGCGGCCCATCGTGGCCGACCTGCCCGCCGGAGCGGCCGGGTTCGGCGGCCCCGCACCCACCGGAGCCACCCTGTCCGGAGGCGGCCAGGGGCTCTCGCCCACGGGCCACCAACCCCTCGTGGGCGGCCAGCCCCTGGTCCTCAAGGGCCAGGGCGGCTCCGTCGCACGCAAGGGGGAGTGGACCGTCCCCCACCGGGTCGAGGCCGACGCGCGATTCGGCTCGACCAAGCTCGACTTCCGCGAGGCCCGCCTGACCACCCCCGTCATCGAGGTCTGGGTGGACGTGTCCTGGGGGTCGGGGGATCTGATCCTGCCCGAGGGAGCCACTGCCGAGATCGACGTCGACGCCTCCTGGTTCGGCAGCATCCGCTCGGACATCGACTCCATCCCGCGCCACGGCACCCCGCACTTCGTCATCACCGGCAAGAGCCAGGGCGGCACGCTCAAGGTCCGGTACAAGAGGTCCGGCGGCTGGAGCGACCTCTTCAGTTAG
- a CDS encoding SanA/YdcF family protein encodes MGIWIVAAGAGVLALGLSPFAWTYLASTGRRGSVETVPHRPVAVVLGAAAWADGPSPLLARRLDLAVRLVETGKVDRVLVSGDNREVSRRETDTMTDYLVARGVPADRVTADPFGYRTWDTCVRIKGLYGVDAATMVTQSFHLPRTVSLARAAGIDAVGVGDPSLGARRRSTLIGYAREVGAAAKALKDAVLRPEPARGELTDKDG; translated from the coding sequence GTGGGTATCTGGATCGTGGCGGCCGGAGCGGGCGTGCTCGCCCTCGGACTGTCGCCCTTCGCCTGGACCTACCTGGCCAGCACGGGTCGGCGCGGGAGCGTGGAGACCGTGCCCCACCGGCCCGTCGCGGTGGTGCTCGGCGCCGCCGCCTGGGCCGACGGCCCCTCCCCGCTGCTCGCCCGCCGCCTCGACCTGGCCGTGCGGCTGGTGGAGACCGGGAAGGTCGACCGCGTCCTGGTCTCCGGGGACAACCGGGAGGTCTCCCGCCGCGAGACCGACACCATGACCGACTACCTGGTGGCCCGGGGCGTGCCCGCGGACCGTGTGACGGCGGACCCGTTCGGCTACCGCACCTGGGACACCTGTGTGCGGATCAAGGGGCTCTACGGGGTGGACGCGGCGACCATGGTCACGCAGTCCTTCCACCTTCCCCGCACCGTCTCCCTGGCCCGAGCCGCCGGGATCGACGCCGTGGGTGTGGGCGACCCCAGCCTCGGCGCCCGCCGCCGCTCCACCCTCATCGGTTACGCCCGGGAGGTCGGCGCGGCCGCCAAGGCCCTGAAGGACGCCGTCCTGCGCCCCGAACCCGCCCGCGGCGAGCTCACCGACAAGGACGGCTGA
- a CDS encoding SanA/YdcF family protein: MTTSESHNPDVDPASEDRVPENDAAEGSSGALPRRHRLLALLAVSALILACVPFVWMLASTGDQRHTAETVPDRPVAIVLGAGVRPDGLPSYLLAQRLDLAVELYEAGSVQAVLVTGDNGVEHYNETDTMRDYLVDAGIPEDRVVGDHAGFSTWDSCARAKEVFGVEEATVLTQEFHLPRAVRLCRAAGIDTVGVGGSSMSERAFATVYGWAREVPASVRALGTVVFQPDPRFLGDYESGVDDALAAHAGEEAR; this comes from the coding sequence GTGACGACCTCCGAATCCCACAATCCCGACGTCGACCCCGCATCCGAGGACCGCGTACCCGAGAACGACGCCGCGGAGGGCAGCTCCGGGGCGCTGCCGCGACGGCACCGTCTGTTGGCCCTGCTGGCCGTGTCCGCCCTGATCCTGGCGTGTGTGCCGTTCGTGTGGATGCTGGCCTCCACCGGCGACCAGCGCCACACCGCCGAGACGGTGCCCGACCGGCCGGTGGCGATCGTCCTGGGCGCGGGGGTGCGCCCGGACGGCCTGCCCAGCTATCTGCTGGCCCAGCGCCTGGACCTGGCGGTGGAGCTGTACGAGGCCGGAAGCGTCCAGGCGGTGCTGGTCACCGGGGACAACGGGGTCGAGCACTACAACGAGACCGACACCATGCGCGACTACCTGGTGGACGCGGGCATCCCGGAGGACCGGGTGGTCGGTGACCACGCCGGGTTCTCCACGTGGGACTCGTGCGCCCGCGCCAAGGAGGTGTTCGGGGTGGAGGAGGCCACGGTCCTCACCCAGGAGTTCCACCTGCCGCGCGCGGTGCGCCTGTGCCGGGCTGCGGGGATCGACACGGTCGGGGTGGGCGGTTCCAGCATGAGCGAACGCGCTTTCGCCACCGTCTACGGGTGGGCCCGCGAGGTCCCGGCGTCGGTTCGGGCGCTGGGCACCGTGGTGTTCCAGCCCGACCCCAGGTTCCTGGGCGACTACGAGAGCGGTGTGGACGACGCTCTGGCCGCGCACGCCGGAGAAGAGGCGCGCTGA
- a CDS encoding flavin monoamine oxidase family protein, with the protein MLPQPSRFLRTSWSRDPFALGSYSYLPPNPLGAHVRTHLAESVGGRVHFAGEATSAQAPATTTGALLSGRRAAREILETAREGQSVTVVGAGFAGLACARKLVKAGLRVTVLEARERVGGRAWTTWVDGMPADLGASWIHGHKGNKMTKVLRRSGGRALPFDYDNAAGRDRAALRELGRLTKDMDDRPDADTAPISAVLPPDPSPALRSAANMVYAQEYGAEPHQLSITADEEGVGGRGGDLLLPDGYDRLVEQVRDGLPVRTGAVVTGVGYDTEGTVVRLRDGEEVPGDHCVVTLPLGVLKSGSVTFTPELPEEKLAAVDTLGMGLLDKLWLWFPEVFWAADADVIEWSDPEDPGLWSYWVNGYKAFGRPVLLGFNGGHQAHRVAELTDEQAVDSAMSALRRMRA; encoded by the coding sequence ATGCTCCCCCAGCCCAGCCGTTTCCTTCGCACCTCGTGGTCGCGGGACCCCTTCGCCCTCGGTTCGTACTCGTACCTGCCGCCGAACCCGCTCGGTGCCCACGTGCGCACGCACCTGGCCGAGTCGGTGGGCGGGCGGGTGCACTTCGCCGGGGAGGCGACCTCGGCACAGGCGCCCGCCACCACCACCGGAGCCCTGTTGAGCGGGCGCAGGGCCGCCCGGGAGATCCTGGAGACCGCCCGGGAGGGGCAGAGCGTCACCGTGGTGGGGGCGGGGTTCGCGGGGCTGGCCTGTGCCCGCAAGCTCGTGAAGGCGGGGCTGCGGGTGACCGTACTGGAGGCGCGGGAGCGGGTCGGCGGCCGGGCCTGGACCACGTGGGTGGACGGTATGCCGGCCGACCTCGGCGCCTCCTGGATCCACGGGCACAAGGGCAACAAGATGACCAAGGTGCTGCGGCGCTCCGGCGGCCGGGCGCTGCCGTTCGACTACGACAACGCCGCCGGGCGGGACCGGGCGGCGCTGCGTGAGCTGGGACGGCTCACCAAGGACATGGACGACCGGCCCGACGCCGACACCGCTCCCATCTCGGCGGTGCTGCCGCCGGACCCCTCGCCCGCGCTGCGCTCGGCGGCCAACATGGTCTACGCGCAGGAGTACGGGGCCGAGCCGCACCAGCTGTCCATCACCGCCGACGAGGAGGGCGTGGGCGGACGCGGTGGCGACCTGCTGCTGCCCGACGGCTACGACCGGCTGGTGGAACAGGTCCGCGATGGTCTGCCCGTGCGCACCGGCGCGGTCGTGACCGGGGTCGGGTACGACACCGAGGGGACCGTGGTCCGGCTGCGGGACGGGGAGGAGGTCCCCGGCGACCACTGTGTGGTCACGCTGCCGCTGGGGGTGCTCAAGTCCGGGTCTGTGACCTTCACCCCCGAGCTGCCCGAGGAGAAGCTGGCGGCCGTCGACACCCTCGGTATGGGCCTGCTCGACAAACTCTGGCTCTGGTTCCCCGAGGTGTTCTGGGCGGCCGACGCCGACGTCATCGAGTGGTCGGACCCCGAGGACCCGGGGCTGTGGTCCTACTGGGTCAACGGGTACAAGGCGTTCGGCCGGCCGGTGCTGCTCGGTTTCAACGGCGGGCACCAGGCCCACCGGGTCGCGGAGCTGACCGACGAGCAGGCCGTGGACAGCGCGATGTCCGCGCTCCGCCGTATGCGCGCGTGA
- a CDS encoding DUF885 family protein, which translates to MREGAGMHEYDGRAADLSPKGVSAALAKLGGQPLADPHDEAHLSAFENALRYELGELQWHRANPLYHAGEMDLSGYDRAYAPEAERDAARTAHLRLWPSLADNAIAALDRLSAPIAQSLLGAVRGLAEGIPDSVSEDVRREALAAHARLLDHVEHAAEHGPDSAALGTEALSRLMGTGEAVEVDLDALAARADAERDRLRAKLAEATERLAPGRDPMEFSRELTRQHPDTDGVLGAARTWTRIALDFTEERGLAPYGDGECRVDVPPPALRWATAMMAWSGPWEQDNPSFYYITPPDSELSETEAAEWLEQFSHTTLPAVSVHEVAPGHFSHGRALRRAPSEVRRALHSMTFAEGWAHYAEEMCLEEGFGAYAAERLGDPDWTADHFEIGVWLEALIRVTRLSVAIGMHTGTMTVEEAAARFSEDTPLQGPAALSEARRATFDPTYGRYTWGKLEIMALRERAREQWGSEFSLPRFHRALLELGSPPLGLIPAALDT; encoded by the coding sequence ATGCGAGAAGGCGCCGGGATGCACGAGTACGACGGCCGGGCCGCCGACCTCTCGCCGAAGGGGGTGAGCGCCGCCCTGGCGAAGCTGGGCGGCCAACCTCTGGCCGACCCCCACGACGAGGCCCACCTCTCCGCCTTCGAGAACGCACTCCGCTACGAGCTGGGCGAACTCCAGTGGCACCGCGCCAACCCGCTCTACCACGCCGGTGAGATGGACCTGTCCGGCTACGACCGCGCGTACGCGCCCGAAGCCGAGCGCGACGCCGCCCGCACCGCACACCTGCGGCTCTGGCCGAGTCTGGCCGACAACGCGATCGCCGCACTGGACCGCCTCTCGGCACCCATCGCGCAGTCCCTCCTCGGCGCGGTCCGGGGGCTGGCCGAAGGCATCCCGGACAGCGTCTCCGAGGACGTGCGCCGCGAGGCCCTGGCAGCCCACGCGCGGCTGCTGGACCACGTCGAGCACGCCGCCGAACACGGCCCGGACAGCGCCGCGCTGGGCACCGAGGCGCTGAGCCGTCTGATGGGTACCGGCGAGGCCGTGGAGGTGGACCTCGACGCCCTGGCCGCACGCGCCGACGCCGAACGGGACCGTTTGCGCGCCAAGCTCGCCGAGGCCACCGAGCGGCTGGCCCCGGGGCGCGACCCGATGGAGTTCAGCCGCGAACTCACCCGACAGCACCCCGACACCGACGGGGTCCTCGGCGCCGCCCGCACCTGGACGCGGATCGCCCTCGACTTCACCGAGGAACGTGGGCTGGCCCCCTACGGCGATGGCGAGTGCCGGGTGGACGTTCCCCCACCCGCGCTGCGCTGGGCCACCGCGATGATGGCCTGGTCCGGGCCCTGGGAGCAGGACAACCCGTCCTTCTACTACATCACCCCGCCCGACTCGGAGCTGTCCGAGACGGAGGCCGCCGAGTGGCTGGAGCAGTTCAGCCACACGACCCTCCCGGCGGTCAGCGTCCACGAGGTCGCGCCCGGCCACTTCTCGCACGGGCGTGCCCTGCGCCGCGCCCCGAGCGAGGTCCGGCGGGCCCTGCACTCCATGACCTTCGCCGAGGGCTGGGCGCACTACGCCGAGGAGATGTGCCTGGAGGAGGGCTTCGGCGCGTACGCGGCCGAGCGGCTCGGGGACCCGGACTGGACCGCCGACCACTTCGAGATCGGCGTGTGGTTGGAGGCGCTCATCCGCGTCACCCGGCTGTCCGTGGCCATCGGCATGCACACCGGCACGATGACCGTGGAGGAGGCGGCGGCCCGCTTCAGCGAGGACACCCCGCTCCAGGGACCGGCGGCCCTCTCCGAGGCCCGGCGCGCCACGTTCGACCCCACCTACGGCCGCTACACCTGGGGAAAGCTGGAGATCATGGCGCTACGCGAACGCGCCAGGGAGCAGTGGGGGAGTGAGTTCTCCCTGCCCCGCTTCCACCGCGCCCTCCTGGAGCTCGGCTCCCCGCCCCTGGGCCTGATCCCCGCCGCCCTGGACACCTGA
- a CDS encoding IS110 family transposase, with protein MVTVGIDPHKDMHQAVALAQDGTRLGRAKKVQTGPEALGQLLTWIRALAGNGPVLWAIEGGPGLGRAIADALLGAGQEVVWVPPRAMAAHRKLSGPVGAKSDVIDAVAIARAALATLTWPATGSTRRCGRCVRWWACARI; from the coding sequence ATGGTGACAGTGGGTATCGACCCGCACAAGGACATGCACCAAGCCGTCGCGCTGGCCCAGGACGGCACCCGCCTGGGCAGGGCCAAGAAGGTCCAGACGGGCCCCGAGGCCCTGGGCCAGCTCTTGACCTGGATCCGCGCCCTGGCCGGAAACGGCCCGGTGCTGTGGGCCATCGAGGGCGGCCCCGGGCTGGGCCGGGCCATCGCTGACGCCCTGCTGGGAGCGGGCCAGGAAGTGGTGTGGGTGCCGCCGCGCGCCATGGCCGCCCACCGCAAGCTGAGCGGGCCGGTGGGCGCCAAGTCCGACGTGATCGACGCGGTGGCCATCGCGCGTGCGGCCCTGGCCACCCTGACCTGGCCCGCCACCGGATCGACCCGCAGGTGCGGCAGGTGCGTGCGCTGGTGGGCCTGCGCCAGAATCTGA
- a CDS encoding transposase: MLLEQLEEIHTLFVRVVEVERRLKELVEPLAPNLLGIRGVGVVWAAVLLSQVGDVSRFATSAKMARWAGSAPIPVFSSGRDRHRLHRGGNRQVNRALHSIGVVQVRLGEPAREFVRSREEAKGTKGAYRALKRHLADVVYRAMVADQVVRGRAEVSLQPAT; the protein is encoded by the coding sequence GTGCTGCTGGAGCAGCTGGAGGAGATCCACACCCTGTTCGTGCGTGTTGTTGAGGTGGAGCGGCGTCTCAAGGAGCTGGTGGAGCCGTTGGCGCCGAACTTGTTGGGGATTCGTGGTGTGGGTGTGGTCTGGGCTGCGGTGTTGCTCTCGCAGGTGGGGGATGTGTCGCGGTTTGCGACCTCGGCGAAGATGGCGCGGTGGGCGGGGAGCGCGCCGATTCCGGTGTTTTCCTCGGGGCGGGATCGGCATCGGTTGCACCGGGGTGGGAACCGGCAGGTGAACCGGGCGTTGCACTCGATCGGGGTGGTTCAGGTCCGGTTGGGTGAGCCGGCTCGGGAGTTCGTGCGTTCCCGGGAGGAGGCCAAGGGCACCAAGGGTGCGTATCGGGCTTTGAAGCGGCATTTGGCGGATGTGGTGTATCGGGCGATGGTCGCTGATCAAGTGGTGAGAGGGCGGGCTGAGGTCTCTCTTCAGCCCGCCACTTGA
- a CDS encoding N-acetylmuramic acid 6-phosphate etherase — protein MRTEQESAVQGGTEQNPQDRGPDGRGPGSGPGRGAGSGSGSTDAVIVRAPTEARNSGTYDIDMLPALDILRQINAEDTTVAAAVGAVLPELARAVELGVAALEKGAAIHYFGAGTSGRIAAQDAAELPPTYGVPAEWVVAHHAGGGEALVRAVEGIEDDWESGRIDASGVAPGSLVVGLAASGRTPYVGGALEAARKRSAATVLISANPDAPLAGGADVHVGVSTGAEVIAGSTRMKAGTAQKLLLNAFSTAVMVRMGRTYSNLMVGVDATNGKLRGRVVTILVEATGLDEQTCAEALTAAEGDTRTALVSLLAEVDAATAARALEKGRGRVRAALTELGLPGQQAPGPQAC, from the coding sequence GTGCGGACCGAACAGGAGAGCGCAGTGCAGGGCGGCACGGAACAGAACCCGCAGGACCGGGGACCGGACGGACGGGGGCCCGGCAGCGGGCCGGGCCGAGGAGCGGGTAGCGGGTCCGGTAGCACTGACGCCGTGATCGTGCGGGCGCCCACCGAGGCCCGTAACTCGGGTACCTACGACATCGACATGCTCCCGGCGCTGGACATCCTGCGGCAGATCAACGCCGAGGACACCACCGTCGCGGCGGCTGTGGGCGCGGTGCTGCCGGAACTGGCCCGCGCGGTGGAGCTGGGGGTGGCGGCGCTGGAGAAGGGCGCGGCCATCCACTACTTCGGGGCGGGGACCTCGGGGCGGATCGCCGCGCAGGACGCCGCGGAACTGCCGCCGACCTACGGAGTGCCCGCGGAGTGGGTGGTGGCCCACCACGCGGGCGGCGGCGAGGCGCTGGTGCGCGCCGTGGAGGGGATCGAGGACGACTGGGAGTCCGGTCGGATCGACGCGTCCGGAGTGGCCCCCGGTTCGCTGGTGGTCGGCCTGGCGGCCAGCGGGCGGACCCCCTACGTGGGCGGTGCGCTGGAGGCGGCCCGTAAGCGGTCGGCCGCCACGGTGTTGATCAGCGCGAACCCTGACGCCCCGCTGGCCGGGGGCGCCGACGTGCACGTGGGTGTGTCCACCGGAGCCGAGGTGATCGCCGGGTCCACCCGGATGAAGGCGGGCACCGCGCAGAAGCTCCTGCTCAACGCGTTCTCGACCGCGGTGATGGTGCGGATGGGGCGGACCTACTCGAACCTGATGGTGGGTGTGGACGCCACCAACGGCAAGCTTCGCGGGCGCGTGGTGACCATCCTGGTGGAGGCCACCGGCCTGGACGAGCAGACGTGCGCCGAGGCGTTGACGGCGGCCGAAGGCGACACCCGGACGGCGCTGGTGTCGCTGCTGGCCGAGGTGGACGCGGCCACGGCGGCGCGGGCTCTGGAGAAGGGCCGCGGCCGGGTGCGCGCGGCCCTGACCGAGCTGGGCCTGCCGGGCCAGCAGGCCCCGGGGCCCCAGGCATGCTGA
- a CDS encoding MurR/RpiR family transcriptional regulator produces MAQIPKSSGDRANRGDVSSSPVPTTVLRIRSLLPSLAPAEQRVAQRVVDDPERAAASSITQLAKDCATSEATVIRFCRTIDFSGYRELRLALATEAGQARGARADSAELASDINPDDTLITVVQKIAYTDARAVEETGAAMDVEVLRSVIDTMSNARRIDVYGVGASAFVGADLQQKLHRIGLTSFAWSDAHVMLTSAALLEEGDVAIGISHSGTTIDTVQALSEAGRRGARTVAITNFPRSPIGFADHVLTTAARETLFRSGATASRLAQLTVVDCLFVGLAQIRYTDSMSALETTYEAVRGLRLSDDRRRRRGGSPATDNDGATGNDD; encoded by the coding sequence ATGGCGCAAATTCCGAAGTCGTCTGGTGACCGTGCGAACCGGGGTGACGTTTCCTCGTCACCGGTCCCGACGACGGTCCTCCGGATCAGGTCACTGCTCCCTTCCCTGGCCCCCGCCGAACAGCGGGTGGCCCAACGGGTCGTGGACGACCCCGAACGCGCCGCGGCCTCCTCCATCACGCAACTCGCCAAGGACTGTGCGACCTCCGAGGCCACCGTCATCCGGTTCTGCCGCACCATCGACTTCAGCGGCTACCGCGAGCTGCGGCTGGCCCTGGCCACCGAGGCCGGACAGGCGCGGGGGGCGCGCGCCGACTCCGCGGAGCTGGCCAGCGACATCAACCCCGACGACACCCTCATCACCGTCGTCCAGAAGATCGCCTACACCGACGCCCGCGCGGTGGAGGAGACCGGTGCGGCCATGGACGTGGAGGTCCTGCGCTCGGTCATCGACACGATGTCGAACGCGCGGCGGATCGACGTGTACGGGGTGGGCGCGAGCGCGTTCGTCGGCGCCGACCTCCAGCAGAAGCTGCACCGGATCGGGCTGACATCGTTCGCGTGGTCGGACGCGCACGTGATGCTGACCAGCGCGGCCCTGCTGGAGGAGGGTGACGTGGCGATCGGGATCTCGCACAGCGGCACCACCATCGACACCGTGCAGGCGCTGTCCGAGGCGGGCCGCAGGGGCGCGCGGACGGTGGCGATCACCAACTTCCCCCGGTCCCCCATCGGTTTCGCCGACCACGTGCTCACCACGGCGGCGCGGGAGACCCTGTTCCGCTCGGGTGCCACGGCCTCCCGGCTGGCCCAGCTGACTGTGGTGGACTGCCTGTTCGTGGGGCTCGCGCAGATCCGGTACACGGACAGCATGAGCGCTTTGGAGACCACCTACGAGGCGGTGCGGGGGCTGCGGCTCAGCGACGACCGCAGACGTCGGCGGGGCGGTTCACCCGCCACCGACAACGACGGCGCCACCGGAAACGACGACTGA
- a CDS encoding AfsR/SARP family transcriptional regulator, whose product MSLLDPPGTRDEATVEPEPAEPARLEPASQGLYVSLLGRFGVQVDGVSLSLRGDRRRALLATLLLNAGRVVPTDDLIARVWDTPGQAARGALQVHIARARALFEQHLGAPLIQGADGGYRIDLDQHRSDLLLFRALTGRAELAAARGETETHADLLSHALRLWRGPVLADVAAPLLHTQDVPRLNEELLRVAERGFDAALARGEHERVAASIGPITADHPEREPLIRVQMIALYRAGRQSEALRVYARARSVLAERLGADPGRELQETFHGILRGDLDSRLGLRSRAEGVVWPGSALRSAAPPVALRSTTPEPGTPDPGTTGSGAAVPRQRAHPDTRPCAARRGPEPASGPTTGSASCLIPAELPAAPRTLVGRADTLAEIDRLVDPCSPVPGSVLVRGPAGAGSSALAVRWAHSVATHFPDGQLYVNLRGPDGGPLHPADVLGRLVRSLSAGTANPGNPGSADPDRGVTEPDEAAARVRSLMSGRRVLLVLDNAATAHQVRPLLPGTPGSSAVVASRHWLTDLLIRDGLRAVPVDALPQEHAVALLRSLLGSGRCPAHTLRRIAELAGGFPLALRMAVAWLDAHPEHPAAELVRLVERADPAHGVSPTARMAAVLRAGPLGSGTAAGKYRPGSEPRS is encoded by the coding sequence GTGTCGCTGCTCGACCCGCCGGGAACACGGGACGAGGCGACCGTAGAACCCGAACCCGCCGAACCCGCTCGGCTGGAACCCGCTTCCCAGGGACTCTACGTCAGTCTCCTGGGCCGCTTCGGGGTCCAGGTCGACGGTGTCTCGCTGAGCCTGCGCGGGGACCGCCGCCGCGCCCTCCTGGCCACCCTGTTGCTCAACGCCGGCCGGGTCGTGCCCACCGACGACCTCATCGCCCGCGTCTGGGACACCCCGGGCCAGGCCGCCCGGGGCGCACTCCAGGTCCACATCGCCCGGGCCCGCGCCCTCTTCGAACAGCACCTGGGCGCTCCGCTCATCCAGGGCGCCGACGGCGGCTACCGGATCGACCTGGACCAGCACCGTTCCGATCTCCTGCTCTTCCGTGCCCTGACCGGCCGGGCGGAGCTGGCCGCCGCCCGCGGGGAGACCGAAACCCACGCCGACCTCCTCTCCCACGCCCTGCGCCTGTGGCGCGGCCCGGTCCTGGCCGACGTCGCCGCGCCGCTGCTGCACACACAGGACGTGCCGCGCCTGAACGAGGAGCTCCTTCGGGTGGCCGAACGGGGGTTCGACGCCGCCCTGGCCCGGGGCGAGCACGAACGCGTCGCCGCCAGCATCGGCCCCATCACGGCCGACCACCCCGAACGCGAACCCCTCATCCGGGTCCAGATGATCGCCCTCTACCGGGCCGGACGCCAGAGCGAGGCCCTGCGGGTCTACGCCAGGGCACGCTCCGTGCTCGCCGAACGCCTGGGCGCCGACCCCGGCCGCGAACTCCAGGAGACCTTCCACGGAATCCTGCGCGGTGACCTCGACTCCAGGCTCGGTCTGCGCTCCCGAGCGGAGGGCGTCGTCTGGCCCGGGTCGGCCCTGCGGAGTGCCGCCCCGCCGGTAGCCCTCCGCTCGACAACCCCGGAACCGGGAACCCCCGATCCGGGAACCACCGGTTCAGGAGCGGCTGTGCCCCGTCAGCGCGCCCATCCCGACACCAGGCCCTGCGCCGCCCGGCGCGGACCCGAACCCGCCAGCGGGCCCACTACCGGTTCCGCCAGCTGCCTCATCCCGGCCGAACTCCCCGCGGCCCCCCGCACCCTGGTCGGCCGCGCCGACACCCTGGCCGAGATCGACCGCCTCGTGGACCCCTGTTCCCCCGTGCCCGGCAGCGTCCTGGTCCGGGGCCCGGCCGGGGCGGGCAGCAGTGCCCTGGCCGTGCGCTGGGCGCACTCGGTGGCCACCCACTTCCCCGACGGCCAGCTCTACGTCAACCTGCGCGGCCCCGACGGTGGCCCCCTCCACCCCGCGGACGTCCTGGGCCGCCTCGTCCGCTCCCTGTCCGCGGGGACGGCCAACCCCGGAAACCCTGGCTCCGCGGACCCGGACCGCGGGGTCACCGAACCCGACGAGGCCGCCGCCCGGGTGCGCTCCCTGATGTCGGGGCGCCGGGTGCTGCTCGTGCTCGACAACGCCGCCACCGCCCACCAGGTACGGCCCCTGCTCCCGGGTACCCCGGGGAGCTCAGCGGTGGTGGCCAGCCGTCACTGGCTGACCGACCTGCTGATCCGGGACGGGCTGCGGGCCGTTCCGGTGGACGCCCTGCCGCAGGAACACGCGGTCGCCCTGTTGCGCTCCCTGCTGGGATCCGGCCGCTGCCCAGCACACACGCTGCGGCGGATCGCCGAGCTGGCCGGTGGCTTTCCCCTGGCGCTGCGGATGGCGGTGGCCTGGTTGGACGCCCACCCGGAGCACCCCGCCGCGGAGCTGGTCCGGCTGGTGGAACGGGCGGACCCGGCGCACGGCGTCTCGCCCACGGCCCGGATGGCCGCCGTGCTGCGCGCCGGGCCCTTGGGGTCGGGCACGGCCGCGGGGAAGTACCGACCGGGCTCCGAACCCCGCTCCTGA
- a CDS encoding septum formation family protein has translation MSSPTPALLSPALRNTSLALLAAGAAVSLSACGLVNALLGTGNAMDVEVGDCFNEEEMFAVPGGENEEVSDIPLIDCAEPHNAEFFYAEDLPDGDFPGDTSVSKLAEEICEGSAFDDFLGENVTESDIFIGSLQPTVETWDLLGDREILCYAVVDGDPVTGSLGVANP, from the coding sequence ATGTCCTCCCCCACCCCTGCCCTCCTTTCCCCTGCCCTGCGTAACACCTCCCTCGCCCTCCTCGCCGCCGGTGCGGCCGTGAGCCTCTCCGCCTGCGGCCTGGTCAACGCCCTCCTCGGGACCGGCAACGCCATGGACGTCGAGGTCGGGGACTGCTTCAACGAGGAGGAGATGTTCGCCGTTCCCGGCGGTGAGAACGAGGAGGTCAGCGACATCCCGCTGATCGACTGCGCCGAGCCGCACAACGCCGAGTTCTTCTACGCCGAGGACCTGCCCGACGGAGACTTCCCGGGCGACACCTCCGTGTCGAAGCTGGCGGAGGAGATCTGCGAAGGAAGCGCCTTCGACGATTTCCTCGGTGAGAACGTCACCGAGTCCGACATCTTCATCGGCAGTCTCCAGCCGACCGTCGAGACCTGGGACCTTCTCGGCGACCGCGAGATCCTCTGCTACGCCGTGGTGGACGGTGATCCGGTCACCGGCAGCCTCGGAGTTGCCAACCCCTGA